Within the Zea mays cultivar B73 chromosome 10, Zm-B73-REFERENCE-NAM-5.0, whole genome shotgun sequence genome, the region AGAATGCTTGTAACGTTTACCTACATTGCAAACCGTATCTGTAGATTAATTTTGGTACTTAAGCAATTTTGCAATTGTGTTTTTTATTTTTAACTAAAGCATAGTAGTTGGGATGATAAATTACGCAAAAAATGTAAAGTAAGGAATTGAACAGCAATACAAAGTCTTTTAGTCCACTTTGTATCGTTTTATTTATTAAAAAATTATTGTATCTTGTTGTCACTATGTTGCACTTATTAAAATATTTATTATATATCTCTATTTATGTGCCAAAAACATGCAAAATATACTTTTCGTATGTCTCCCCTCCACGCGACGCTCGCTCGCAAGTCGCTACACACCTACCCGACTTCCTCCCCTCTCCCTCGTCACCTCCCTTACCTTGCCCTAATCCCTAACCTCTCCGCTCGCAGCCGCCTCCGCCGGATGAGCAGGGCGTCGCGTGGAAGCCGGCGGCCTCGCTCAAGCCGCCAGCGCGCTCCCTCCGGCAATAACCCGTGTGTGTAGCCCCGACTCTCCTCCCGCTGGGTTAATGTGCGTGCAATGAGTGCCATGGCTGTGGCACTAAAGATCTCTAGGGAGTTGGGGTCGGAGGCATCGAGGTTGTTGGACTCACGGTCCATGAGGCCGTCGATGTGGGCCTGGGGCAGGTGTGGTTctccatcaccaccaccaccGTCCTCGTCGCGCGGGCCATGAGCGCCTTCGCCGCGCACCGCGACGCCTCCTTCTTCACTCCGCCTACTCTTCCTCAGTCTTGCTGGCAGCCTCCGCAGGAGTCACCACAAGCTGTCCGTGTCCAGACCGTCCCAGGTATGCCTCGCCGTGCCTGTCTGTCGCTTATTCCCTCTATGTTTTTGCCTCCTGGTCAGCGACCAACACAACGAAGGGGATCCTCGTAATTCTTGATTGGTAGTTGGGTCTGGCGAGGGATCATCTCTCTTCCGCTTGGTTCCGTGCGAGGATGAAGGCTAATCTATGGTCccctcatcatcatcgtcgacTTATTCTATGTCTTCATCAATATCATCAGGGTCAGATCCATCTAATTCACTTCCAACAGTACTGGCTTGAGGCTGAGCGATTGGTTACACAAGGTATTCGATATCTTCATCCTGAAGATGATTTTTGTAATAAACTGTATTTCTTACTCCAAGCCATGAAAGAAATCACTCAAAAACTcaaataaaaaatattattagAATGGACTGGAAGTGGCATGTAGATGACCATAAATATAGACCAGATTCCTTTGTACAGAACTCCCAACAACTCATGTTTTAGCAAACATATAGATAATCAATTATAATACAAAAATACTAGATACCATGAAGAAAACAGAATACTAACATTCAATCTTACCTTATATACAGTATAGTTTAGGAATACTTGTTCAACATGTACAAAAGAACCGCCATTGTAAGTTTGCAGGAAATCCAAGATTAAGGCAACAAAATACTAAACATAAACCATTGCAAGAATGATCGCATGGAATATTTTGGAGAAACAAAAAACTTGATAACAAGCAGTATATGGCTTGTTCGTTGCAGCTGCTCCAACAGATGCTTATACGGGAATCTGACAATCTTTAAAGATGATGACAAGAAGGTAGTTAATCGTAGCATTTATTTTAAAAACAATCGTTCATGGCAGAGGCACCATTTTAAGGAGCAAAGCAGCCATAAAATCTTTTCATTGCACTTATTAACATATTTCAAAGAAACATGTTATGGTAAAATGCATGGCAGGAAGAACAGATATGTTCAGGCACATCTTCATCAGAAGTTCATCTGCTATCTGAAGATGGCATATGCACAACACAAAGTGCCCATGTTCATCAAGAACTCATTAATGTTGTCATCACTACAAATCACAAAGAATAAAATACCTTAAACAGTAATATGAACGAGAGTGCCAAGCAGAGGCCACAAAGAGGGTAAGTCTACTACTGTTTATTTTACGGTATTGCCTGATTATTGGTGTCTGTTTTGTTTG harbors:
- the LOC100274873 gene encoding uncharacterized protein LOC100274873 (The RefSeq protein has 3 substitutions compared to this genomic sequence) is translated as MEYFGETKNLITSSIWLVRCSCCNRCLYGNLTIFKDDDKKVVNRSIYFKNNRSWQRHHFKEQSSHKIFSLHLLTYFKETYYGKMHGRKNRYVQAHLHQKFICYPKMAYAQHKVPMFIKNSLMLSSLQITKNKIP